From Rutidosis leptorrhynchoides isolate AG116_Rl617_1_P2 chromosome 3, CSIRO_AGI_Rlap_v1, whole genome shotgun sequence, a single genomic window includes:
- the LOC139899385 gene encoding monothiol glutaredoxin-S2-like: MAIVTRLVKDKAVVIFSKSSCCLCHSIKTLICSFGANPTVYELDECADGQKIEKELKALGCKPCVPAVFIGEELVGGANEIMSLHLKGELVPMLIKERAIWL; the protein is encoded by the coding sequence atGGCAATAGTGACAAGATTGGTTAAAGATAAGGCGGTGGTTATATTCAGCAAAAGTTCTTGCTGTTTATGCCACAGCATCAAGACACTCATATGCAGCTTTGGAGCCAACCCAACTGTATACGAGCTTGATGAATGTGCAGATGGCCAGAAAATCGAGAAGGAGCTCAAAGCATTAGGATGTAAGCCATGTGTCCCAGCCGTATTTATAGGAGAGGAACTGGTCGGTGGAGCCAACGAGATCATGAGTCTGCATCTCAAAGGAGAGCTGGTCCCAATGCTCATCAAAGAGAGAGCAATATGGCTCTAG